TTTAACGTTATTTAACTCGTCAAGTTTTTTAGAATATTTATCTAATATCTCTTGAATTTCCTTTTCTGCATTTTCATATATTTCTACAAGTTGTTGAATTTTATCAGATACTATAGTACCACCAGTATTTTTACCTCCCTTTTTAGGTTCTAATCCTCCTATAGTACCTTCTATCTTCCTAGAATATTCCCAAGCGAACTTGTATGACATGTTTAAATTGTCTGCAGCCTTAGCTATGGAGCCTGTTTTAAGAATTTCTTTGATTAGTTCTACTCCTCCTTTTCCAACTA
This genomic window from Acidianus manzaensis contains:
- a CDS encoding winged helix-turn-helix domain-containing protein, whose amino-acid sequence is MKFKFKIWIEDENGNAIVGKGGVELIKEILKTGSIAKAADNLNMSYKFAWEYSRKIEGTIGGLEPKKGGKNTGGTIVSDKIQQLVEIYENAEKEIQEILDKYSKKLDELNNVK